The following coding sequences are from one Gigantopelta aegis isolate Gae_Host chromosome 15, Gae_host_genome, whole genome shotgun sequence window:
- the LOC121390439 gene encoding centrosomal AT-AC splicing factor-like — protein sequence MSTSFRQFEYCCLCKLNHKKRKKHIYSKRHQETLTNILKKFKNKISLCLSALDTAEVFNRGYELGAKFWCYFCEEECIKHSQLEDCTVKNGGFLTHLSSADHLSKIDQFFWKNLIDKKKKPEFILKQEDFQKFLKSQDTAVENYRQILLAKRLQEAEHIRRQEYKRKWIESTRVRPSAKTYEQTVSFKRSKSRVPEPGTRGKATVAAFGDGLAFVTHKEVDSELGNIFTDAVPPWLKDDVDVSKKDEIGPSMDEYQKELKRESKRKLPATRVGAQFDRNTKSELDWLPSFGGVWNKGRRLHSKNQFQRNMKRGPNSSTEWSYQTSQNQKSHTRGSYKSQGGSYYETIPYTPSATVSVPGHIGGDQIKWESPSSSRGGMVSTFSEPGQPAWSSSVIVPYRKQKPRSENNTSAMIPQLIQTPILTPAIAEPTSVNGLPHVYSQLDSSVNFNKT from the exons ATGTCTACTTCTTTTCGACAGTTCGAGTATTGCTGTTTGTGTAAATTGAACcataagaaaagaaagaagcatATTTACTCAAAAAGACACCAAGAAACACTCACAAATATactaaagaaatttaaaaacaag ATATCCCTCTGCTTATCAGCACTCGACACTGCTGAGGTGTTTAATCGTGGCTATGAGTTGGGGGCCAAGTTCTGGTGCTACTTCTGTGAGGAGGAATGTATCAAACATTCACAGCTTGAAGACTGCACTGTTAAAAATGGTGGATTTCTCACACATTTAAGCAG TGCAGACCACTTATCGAAGATAGATCAGTTCTTTTGGAAGAATTTAATAGACAAGAAGAAAAAgcctgaatttattttgaagCAAGAAGATTTTCAGAA GTTCCTCAAGTCACAAGATACCGCTGTGGAAAACTATAGACAGATTCTTTTGGCTAAAAGATTACAG GAGGCTGAACATATTCGTCGTCAAGAATACAAACGAAAGTGGATTGAGAGTACTCGGGTCAGACCGTCAGCTAAG ACTTATGAACAGACAGTCAGTTTTAAGAGATCTAAGTCCAGGGTTCCCGAGCCAGGTACGAGAGGAAAAGCTACGGTGGCTGCATTCGGCGATGGTCTTGCTTTTGTCACTCACAAGGAA GTGGACAGTGAACTGGGAAACATTTTCACTGATGCTGTACCCCCATGGCTGAAGGACGATGTAGATGTCAGTAAGAAGGACGAAATCGGACCGTCGATGGATGAGTATCAGAAAGAGT TGAAACGAGAAAGTAAAAGAAAGCTACCAGCCACTAGGGTAGGCGCTCAATTTGACCGGAACACCAAGTCAGAACTCGACTGGCTACCTTCTTTCGGAGGAGTGTGGAACAAAGGGAGGAGACTCCATTCAAA GAATCAGTTTCAACGAAATATGAAAAGAGGGCCAAACTCATCCACAGAGTGGAGCTACCAAACATCACAGAACCAGAAATCTCATACCAGAGGATCATATAAATCACAGGGAGGCAGCTACTACGAGACAATTCCTTACACCCCTTCTGCCACAGTTAGTGTCCCGGGACATATTGGTGGTGATCAGATAAAGTGGGAGAGTCCATCGTCATCTAGAGGTGGCATGGTGTCCACTTTCAGTGAACCAGGACAGCCAGCATGGTCATCCTCTGTGATTGTTCCATACAGGAAACAAAAGCCAAGGTCGGAAAACAACACTTCGGCTATGATTCCCCAGTTAATTCAGACACCAATATTGACGCCTGCTATTGCAGAACCTACAAGTGTTAATGGACTACCCCATGTGTACAGTCAGCTTGATTCTAGTGTTAATTTTAATAAGACTTGA